The proteins below come from a single Necator americanus strain Aroian chromosome V, whole genome shotgun sequence genomic window:
- a CDS encoding hypothetical protein (NECATOR_CHRV.G18941.T1), whose protein sequence is MVQQANVVELRVLLANLVGQSLQFSTVDLGSNCRVVRQQFEAVYSIKSPPSAQHDLLFMDFTFHERTRHFIASVPRTFVGVVDVEDPFFISSDNGVQPVESAASGEQLSADVQPSTAAAVVQCMWEPLNELFHRSERSQSIAQDGQGTAKTGRQYHTPSYGCCSARFFSSSNDIAVGRPGRGSSSSFLFLALKCWNQARTDRSEGASVPNT, encoded by the coding sequence AtggtgcagcaggcgaacgttgtcgagcttcgggtgctccttgcgaatcttgtcggccagtctctGCAGTTCAGCACAGTAGAtctcggcagtaactgtcgtgttgtccggcagcagttcgaagcAGTATATTCCATTAAGTCCCCACCAAgcgctcagcatgaccttcttttcatggatttcacctttcacgaaaggaccCGGCATTTCATTGCCAGCGtaccacgcacgtttgtgggtgtggttgacgtagaggacccatttttcatctccagtgacaatggtgtccagccagtcgaatctgcggcttctggagagcagctgagtgcagacgTCCAGCCGTCTACGGCGGCTGCCGTCgttcaatgcatgtgggagccactgaacgagctttttcaccgttccgagagatcgcagtccattgctcaggATGGACAaggaacagccaagactggcagacAATATcacacaccttcatatggatgctgctccgccagattcttcagttcgtcgaacgacattgcagtcggtcgaccagggcgaggctcatcttcaagtttcttgtttctggcTTTGAAGtgctggaaccaggcgcgcacagaccgctcagaaggggcttcagtgccgaatacttga
- a CDS encoding hypothetical protein (NECATOR_CHRV.G18940.T1) — protein sequence MRQLSILVYKKNVYLVLHFPFPGAHLGQIPAVEKIEQSRVSEIAEKHGIFGNNRFVTLNCCTLPSEFEQGALPRLLRYLDIFDISVQETCIEDRPVVTRSCRGMRNDQQEFGSAICAFVRLRNNRRCKLWIVGAHTTTRTSKENLNDNLYDENFALMSKILSQYVVIVGIDANANMGLEQQSEMLGKWYYPVKHTSDSDYHLADLCEQASLVTFSRFRRNHRLHHLRWQWSTLFMPEEKKMRTLKLQLNYPLKRNIPQPDIRKSRADRDGVFDSNHCPVLRSFRISFTKKDRRADRENEWTLRPKEFEKAWEYKHPKKAYASLKQYSSKMKRRSPILKTANGVGVGEAILPISKDHFSTLLNLQALSTLELEHVQRPTSTSPHRGRLPNAHGADGVPGKFVRPFDDMHQRASAAVRIPAGCTTSFEMVTGVRQGTVGGPSLFNFAIDNVMERTVDQCTADVILTIRTHDLEYMMGMNVE from the exons atgaGACAGCTGTCAATTCTTGTCTACAAAAAGAATGTCTACCTCGTTCTTCATTTCCCGTTTCCAGGTGCACATTTGGGACAGATTCCCGCCGTGGAGAAAATCGAGCAGTCAAGAGTGAGCGAAATTGCTGA GAAACATGgcatctttggcaacaaccgtttcgtcacgctgaactgctgtACATTGCCGAGCGAATTTGAACAAGGCGCCCTGCCTAGGCTTCTTCGATATCTCGATATCTTCGATATTTCTGTGCAGGAAACATGCATCGAAGATAGGCCTGTCGTCACCAGAAGCTGCAGAGGCATGAGAAACGACCAACAAGAATTTGGATCGGCAATATGCGCATTTGTACGACTGCGTAATAACAGAAGAtgcaaactctggatcgtaggCGCCCACACAACTACAAGGACCAGTAAAGAGAACCTCAACGACAATTTATATGACGAAAACTTTGCATTGATGTCTAAGATACTCAGCCAGTACGTGGTCATAGTCGGAATCGACGCGAACGCGAACATGGggcttgaacaacaatccgaaaTGCTAGGCAAATGGTACTACCCTGTGAAACACACGTCGGATAGCGATTACCATCTGGCTGACCTATGTGAACAGGCGAGCCTCGTAACCTTTTCCAGATTCAGGAGGAATCATCGTCTCCATCATCTTAGGTGGCAATGGTCAACGCTTTTCATGcctgaagagaagaagatgagaactctcaaacttcagctcaaCTACCCACTGaaaaggaacattcctcagccggatatccgaaaatctagagctgatCGGGACGGCGTTTTCGACTCTAACCACTGTCCAGTTCTTCGCAGCTTCAGAATatctttcacaaaaaaagaccGACGAGCAGACCGCGAAAACGAATGGACGTTAAGaccgaaggagtttgaaaaggcatgGGAGTACAAGCACCCAAAGAAAGCCTATGCTTCACTGAAACAGTATAgcagtaaaatgaaaagacGTTCTCCAATCCTCAAaactgccaatggagtgggCGTTGGTGAAGCAATTTTGCCAATTTCGAAAGATCACTTCAGCACCTTGCTGAACTTACAAGCACTATCAACTCTTGAGCTCGAGCACGTCCAGCGACCGACATCTACG TCTCCACATCGCGGCCGCCTTCCAAACGCGCATGGCGCCGATGGAGTGCCAGGAAAGTTTGTTCGCCCATTTGATGACATGCATCAACGAGCAAGTGCTGCGGTTCGAATACCAGCAGGATGTACAACATCGTTTGAgatggtaactggagtaagacaaggaaCAGTGGGAGGACCTtccctgttcaatttcgccatcgacaaCGTCATGGAAAGAACAGTTGATCAGTGTACTGCCGATGTAATCTTAACCATCAGGACACACGATCTCGAGTATATGATGGGCATGAATGTTGAATAG